The genomic segment ATCCTCTCCGGCGATTTTCTCGCCTACTTTCCCCGGGCGGTCCTGAACATCCATCCGTCCCTTCTCCCCGCCTTCCCCGGTCTGGACGTCCAACGCAAGGCGCTCGAACACGGCGTCCGTTTCTCGGGTTGCACCGTGCATTTCGTGGATGAAGGAATCGACAGCGGACCGATCCTGCTGCAGGCGGCGGTCCCGGTGGAGGATCGCGACACGCCGGAGACGCTCGCCGAGCGCATTCTGGAAGAGGAGCACAGGATCTACCCCGAGGCGATACGGATGGTGCTGGAAGGGGGGATTCGCGTCGAGGGGAGGCGCGTCCTTCGCGCGAAAAAGGAGGGGGGAGCTTGAGCGAGCGGGGCTCGGAAATCGCGACCGTCGCGGGACGGCGCCCGGACCGGAGCGGCAAGGTCAGGGATATCTTCGACCTGGGCGAACAAATGTTGATCGTCACCAGCGACC from the Candidatus Eisenbacteria bacterium genome contains:
- a CDS encoding phosphoribosylglycinamide formyltransferase, yielding MEKVPIGVLASGRGSNLQAILRAAAGPAYPARVAVVLSDAAEAPALDHARVAGADAVHVPPGRKGARLSPEAERRMVEELRARNVRLVALAGFMRILSGDFLAYFPRAVLNIHPSLLPAFPGLDVQRKALEHGVRFSGCTVHFVDEGIDSGPILLQAAVPVEDRDTPETLAERILEEEHRIYPEAIRMVLEGGIRVEGRRVLRAKKEGGA